In the bacterium genome, one interval contains:
- a CDS encoding XRE family transcriptional regulator: MAARKKATGGKKSARKKSTGRGGSAKKAGGSARKKTAGKAKPRKAAGKKRAQASRKPASLGERLTELVEHAAAGLLRQVVDVGGTSFAALLPETNEMRREAGDSVRELRELAGLTVDELAEAVELSDESLLEAVEAGTATLSFELTLRLAAILARHDPLPFISRLVRTYNPVLWQLLEDWGIGELPLQLEREREFVNVLRGADETRSLSDEDFAEVLDFTRAAFELALGFAERSTK; the protein is encoded by the coding sequence ATGGCGGCGCGGAAGAAGGCGACGGGCGGGAAGAAGTCCGCTCGGAAGAAGTCGACTGGGCGGGGCGGCTCCGCGAAGAAGGCCGGTGGCTCGGCCCGCAAGAAGACGGCTGGCAAGGCGAAGCCGCGCAAGGCAGCGGGGAAGAAACGCGCCCAAGCGAGCCGCAAGCCCGCCTCGCTAGGCGAACGGCTGACGGAGCTGGTCGAGCATGCCGCGGCGGGCCTCCTGCGCCAGGTCGTCGACGTGGGCGGCACGAGCTTCGCCGCGCTCCTGCCCGAAACGAACGAGATGCGGCGCGAGGCGGGCGACTCCGTGAGGGAGCTGCGCGAGCTCGCCGGCCTTACCGTCGACGAACTCGCCGAGGCCGTCGAACTCTCGGACGAGTCCCTGCTCGAGGCGGTCGAGGCCGGCACGGCGACGCTGTCGTTCGAGCTCACGTTGCGCCTCGCAGCGATCCTGGCTCGTCACGATCCGCTGCCCTTCATCTCGCGGCTCGTTCGCACCTACAACCCGGTCCTCTGGCAGCTGCTCGAGGATTGGGGCATCGGCGAGCTGCCGCTCCAACTCGAGCGCGAGCGCGAGTTCGTGAACGTGTTGCGCGGCGCCGACGAGACGCGCAGCCTCTCGGACGAGGACTTCGCCGAAGTGCTGGACTTCACACGCGCGGCCTTCGAGCTGGCCCTGGGCTTCGCGGAACGCTCGACGAAATGA
- a CDS encoding GNAT family N-acetyltransferase, whose product MGTARINVRRAKPDDLDFVVQIMLVAAKSHLTTSVYEILFDLDSSQLADLYRRVANSEALHWCHLSKFWIAEVDEEPAGAMCGYDPSTEGNDALSGAILPLLLEAGKSTQDLQEVVARSAIMDSCFPKEFPGAWGVENVAVVPRFRGQRITDHLFEEALSEGRHNGREFAQIMCLNGNRRAEAAWRRAGFELKADYTSRPFLQLYGCPGLKLLVRAL is encoded by the coding sequence ATGGGTACTGCTCGCATCAACGTCCGAAGGGCGAAGCCTGACGATCTTGACTTCGTGGTTCAGATCATGCTCGTTGCGGCGAAATCACACCTCACGACAAGCGTCTACGAGATCCTCTTCGACCTCGACAGTTCCCAATTGGCGGACCTGTACCGGCGCGTCGCGAACAGCGAGGCCCTTCATTGGTGCCATCTATCGAAGTTCTGGATCGCGGAGGTCGACGAGGAGCCGGCCGGTGCGATGTGTGGATATGATCCCTCGACAGAGGGCAACGATGCGTTGAGTGGAGCGATTCTTCCGCTACTGCTCGAAGCGGGCAAATCCACACAGGATCTTCAAGAAGTCGTCGCCAGGAGCGCGATCATGGATTCATGCTTTCCGAAGGAATTTCCCGGTGCCTGGGGCGTGGAGAACGTCGCTGTCGTCCCCAGGTTTCGAGGGCAGCGGATCACCGACCATCTGTTCGAGGAGGCCCTGTCAGAAGGGAGGCACAACGGGCGCGAGTTCGCACAGATCATGTGTCTGAACGGCAACCGCCGCGCGGAGGCCGCCTGGAGGCGCGCCGGATTCGAGCTGAAAGCGGACTACACGTCCCGGCCATTCCTGCAGCTGTATGGTTGCCCGGGACTCAAACTTCTCGTTCGAGCGTTGTAG
- a CDS encoding glucose sorbosone dehydrogenase, whose protein sequence is MNRLRKAASALMILSGVTHTVQFLFLAPSTNNTPTAAVFGLLFFAMGLLLLRPWPVGLWLGAVVAGVSAVLGGLIAIGHSEPLSLFHLILSVLITAICLVLLFRRRTRRIAVVATTIALACAGGGVVFLAVLSGEDPFTRVYAEQCSACHGDNLEGLALGPPLVGRELKHGDSVDDIAASISRGFPAGGMPAGADTLDAAQIRALAILIVERRSGFDPTDFKVTSPLEIPEGTIRSESHDFRLEVVASGLHPRPFSIAPLPDGRILVTEKSRGLSIISEAGEQSALIEGTPPAHGDGFAMPDGLVYGHGWMLDVALHPDFENNGWIYLQFGDRCDGCETSMNKLVRARIENGRWVDEQTVWQAAPASYTASPDIGAGGRVTFDDQGYVFVSVGIKGNSNHHGIQDLGLPYGKIHRVHDDGRVPSDNPFVDVENALPTTWTYGHRNPQGLEFDPVTGRLWSTEMGPRGGDELNLLRPGRNYGWPLTSKGLNYDGTAVEYGKQLGIELDLDAIESPVLDMTPAPAISSFVIYRGREFPEWENDLIAGSLKATALYRWVIEEGEVVHRETLLDGLARIRDVEIGPDGAIVLLLEHRSGGQIVRMVAE, encoded by the coding sequence ATGAACCGTCTTCGCAAGGCTGCCAGCGCGCTGATGATCCTCTCTGGTGTGACGCACACCGTTCAGTTCCTGTTCCTCGCCCCATCGACGAACAACACACCGACAGCCGCCGTCTTCGGCCTGCTCTTCTTTGCGATGGGGTTGTTGTTGCTGCGCCCGTGGCCTGTGGGTCTGTGGCTGGGTGCGGTCGTCGCAGGTGTCAGCGCGGTGCTCGGGGGGTTGATCGCGATCGGGCATTCCGAACCGCTTTCGCTCTTCCACCTGATCCTCTCCGTGCTCATCACCGCGATCTGTCTGGTCCTGCTCTTCCGGCGGCGGACGCGGCGAATCGCGGTCGTCGCGACCACGATCGCTCTTGCGTGCGCCGGCGGCGGGGTCGTGTTCCTGGCGGTCTTGAGCGGGGAGGATCCCTTTACGCGGGTCTACGCAGAACAATGCAGTGCCTGCCACGGCGACAACCTCGAGGGCCTCGCGCTCGGTCCGCCGCTCGTCGGCCGCGAATTGAAACACGGAGACTCGGTCGACGACATCGCAGCCAGCATCTCCCGCGGCTTTCCGGCAGGTGGTATGCCCGCCGGAGCAGACACCCTGGACGCGGCGCAGATCCGTGCCCTCGCCATCCTGATCGTCGAACGAAGGTCGGGCTTCGACCCCACCGACTTCAAGGTGACCAGCCCGCTCGAAATCCCAGAGGGCACGATCCGGAGCGAAAGCCACGACTTCCGCCTGGAGGTCGTGGCAAGTGGCCTCCACCCGCGTCCCTTCTCGATCGCTCCGCTTCCGGACGGTCGGATCCTCGTGACCGAGAAGAGTCGGGGTCTGAGCATCATTTCCGAAGCGGGGGAGCAGTCCGCGCTGATCGAAGGGACGCCACCAGCGCACGGCGATGGATTCGCGATGCCGGACGGGCTCGTCTACGGGCACGGATGGATGCTCGATGTCGCCCTCCATCCGGACTTCGAGAACAACGGCTGGATCTACCTGCAGTTCGGTGATCGATGCGACGGCTGCGAAACCTCGATGAACAAGCTGGTGCGCGCTCGCATCGAGAACGGTCGATGGGTCGACGAGCAGACGGTCTGGCAGGCCGCCCCGGCGAGCTACACGGCGAGCCCGGATATCGGCGCGGGGGGAAGGGTCACCTTCGACGATCAGGGGTACGTGTTCGTGAGTGTCGGAATCAAGGGCAACTCGAACCATCACGGCATCCAGGACCTCGGGCTCCCGTACGGGAAGATCCACCGCGTGCACGACGACGGCCGAGTTCCGTCGGACAACCCGTTCGTCGACGTCGAGAACGCGCTTCCGACAACGTGGACCTACGGCCATCGAAATCCGCAAGGCCTCGAGTTCGACCCGGTGACCGGACGGCTCTGGTCGACCGAAATGGGTCCGCGCGGGGGCGACGAACTCAATCTGCTGCGCCCCGGCCGGAACTACGGGTGGCCGCTCACGTCGAAGGGGCTGAACTACGACGGGACGGCGGTCGAGTACGGCAAGCAGCTTGGCATCGAGCTCGACCTCGATGCCATTGAATCGCCGGTACTCGACATGACACCCGCTCCCGCCATCTCGAGCTTCGTCATCTACCGGGGGCGCGAGTTCCCGGAGTGGGAGAACGATCTCATCGCCGGATCGCTGAAGGCCACTGCGCTCTACCGGTGGGTGATCGAGGAAGGTGAGGTCGTCCACCGGGAGACCTTGCTAGACGGCCTGGCGCGCATCCGCGACGTGGAGATCGGCCCCGACGGAGCCATCGTTCTCCTCCTCGAGCACCGCTCGGGCGGCCAGATCGTCCGGATGGTCGCGGAGTAG
- a CDS encoding TetR/AcrR family transcriptional regulator, with amino-acid sequence MEPEHGPVGTRDAILEAAEVLFGERGFSKTTLEDVAASAEVSRPLVYRYFGDKKGLFAVVVERVLREWNEVLAAEAARTTPGTAHTLRLVLEACLDFARTRVVMRGLLARDSRLALAHVGGVLERGRALLPELVQRILEDGVRRRDVRSDLAVEDMAHVISEVFMSYSLLVLAGGDEQVRGRRAGAVIETLLHGVIAAPEPLH; translated from the coding sequence ATGGAACCGGAACACGGCCCCGTAGGCACCCGGGATGCGATCCTCGAAGCGGCCGAGGTCCTCTTCGGGGAGCGGGGCTTCAGCAAGACGACCCTCGAGGACGTGGCGGCCAGCGCCGAGGTTTCGCGGCCCCTCGTCTACCGCTACTTCGGCGACAAGAAGGGGCTGTTCGCGGTCGTCGTGGAGCGCGTGCTGCGCGAATGGAATGAGGTACTGGCTGCGGAGGCCGCGCGCACCACGCCGGGCACGGCCCACACGCTCCGGCTCGTGCTCGAAGCGTGCCTCGATTTCGCGCGCACGCGCGTCGTCATGCGGGGCCTGCTCGCGCGGGATTCACGCTTGGCGCTGGCGCACGTGGGCGGCGTGCTCGAGCGAGGGCGGGCCCTGCTCCCGGAGCTCGTCCAACGCATCCTCGAAGACGGCGTCCGTCGCCGCGACGTGCGCTCCGATCTGGCTGTCGAGGACATGGCCCACGTCATCTCGGAGGTCTTCATGTCCTACTCGCTACTGGTCCTGGCCGGCGGCGACGAGCAGGTCCGGGGCCGCAGGGCCGGCGCGGTGATCGAGACTCTTCTCCACGGCGTGATCGCCGCGCCCGAACCTCTTCATTAG
- a CDS encoding cytochrome P450: protein MQPDMVEALSPESIENPYDLYRFLHDELPVHWDANIGAFLVSRYDDVLGVLGDPQTFSSAVGAMTRPPAPEAIAIIARGLPPANTLITADPPDHVKYRSLVGRAFTPRRVEKIRDHITELAHRLVDDFIAAGKVELVHQFAAPLPLTIIAEQLGVPLERIGDFKRWSDAFLDFIGGLASDERSVECANEIIECQEFFTQRIEDYRLDPQDDMLGVLLRAKVAGERPLDPAEMTSILQQFMLAGNETTTSSIAATQRYLIEQPDILEEVRNDRTLIPEVIEEIIRLASPVQNQFRVTTRETEIAGVAIPAATKVGIMLGAANRDPSKFPEPDRIDPRRDNVREHLAFGHGNHYCIGAGLARLESTVALDVLLDRLKNPRFADGKNDFKHNPMFIARGLRKLYLEFDA from the coding sequence ATGCAGCCTGACATGGTCGAAGCACTTTCCCCCGAGAGCATCGAGAATCCGTACGATCTATATCGTTTTCTCCACGACGAGTTGCCCGTCCATTGGGATGCGAACATCGGGGCGTTCCTTGTCAGCCGCTACGACGATGTGCTCGGCGTCCTGGGCGATCCGCAGACGTTTTCTTCCGCGGTCGGAGCCATGACGCGACCTCCGGCGCCGGAAGCCATCGCAATCATCGCACGGGGCCTTCCGCCGGCGAACACGCTGATCACCGCCGACCCGCCCGATCATGTGAAGTACCGATCGCTGGTCGGCCGTGCGTTCACGCCACGGCGGGTCGAGAAGATTCGCGACCATATCACCGAACTCGCTCACCGGCTGGTCGACGATTTCATCGCCGCGGGTAAGGTCGAACTCGTCCACCAGTTTGCCGCTCCGCTCCCGCTGACCATCATCGCGGAGCAATTGGGTGTGCCGCTCGAGCGGATCGGGGACTTCAAGCGCTGGTCCGATGCCTTCCTCGATTTCATCGGTGGGCTCGCCTCCGACGAACGCAGCGTCGAATGCGCGAACGAGATCATCGAGTGCCAGGAATTCTTCACCCAGCGGATCGAGGACTACCGCCTCGACCCGCAGGACGACATGCTCGGGGTCCTGCTGCGCGCGAAGGTCGCCGGCGAGCGCCCCCTCGACCCCGCGGAGATGACGAGCATTCTCCAGCAGTTCATGCTGGCGGGAAATGAAACCACGACCTCGTCGATCGCGGCGACCCAGCGCTACCTCATCGAGCAGCCCGACATCCTCGAAGAAGTCAGGAACGACCGGACCCTCATCCCGGAGGTGATCGAGGAGATCATTCGCCTCGCGTCGCCCGTCCAGAACCAGTTTCGCGTGACGACACGTGAGACCGAGATCGCAGGTGTCGCCATCCCAGCGGCGACGAAGGTCGGCATCATGCTCGGGGCGGCGAATCGCGATCCGAGCAAGTTCCCGGAACCGGATCGCATCGATCCGCGACGTGACAACGTCCGTGAGCACCTGGCCTTCGGCCACGGGAATCACTACTGCATCGGAGCGGGCCTCGCGCGCCTGGAGTCCACGGTCGCCCTGGATGTGCTGCTCGATCGTCTGAAGAACCCGCGCTTCGCCGATGGGAAGAACGACTTCAAACACAATCCGATGTTCATCGCGCGCGGATTGCGGAAGCTCTACCTCGAGTTCGACGCCTGA